A genomic region of Pseudomonas sp. KU43P contains the following coding sequences:
- a CDS encoding helix-turn-helix domain-containing protein, translated as MPDDRPAATGRPDALPLLDRAEVGGRLRQVRKARQLTLKQLSALSGVPVSTLSKMELAQVSVSYEKLAAAARALNVDIAQLFRASGPVSAPVPVTVVVDSLPAAAGYSTGTYDYHPIAGAFPERRMTPAYARIIARERGQFDDFIRHPGQEFALVLSGRVRIEFETGEAVSIGPQETAYFDSQVGHIYLSESEDGGDAHVMVVMTDR; from the coding sequence ATGCCCGATGACCGCCCTGCCGCCACAGGCCGCCCCGACGCCCTGCCACTGCTCGATCGCGCCGAGGTCGGCGGGCGCCTGCGCCAGGTGCGCAAGGCCCGTCAGCTGACCCTCAAGCAGTTGTCCGCGCTAAGTGGCGTGCCGGTTTCGACCCTGTCGAAAATGGAATTGGCGCAAGTGTCGGTGAGCTACGAAAAACTCGCGGCGGCAGCGCGAGCGCTGAATGTCGACATCGCCCAGCTGTTTCGCGCCAGCGGGCCGGTGAGCGCACCGGTGCCGGTGACCGTGGTGGTCGATTCCCTGCCGGCGGCAGCGGGATATTCCACTGGCACCTACGACTACCACCCGATTGCCGGCGCATTCCCGGAACGCCGCATGACCCCCGCCTATGCCCGCATCATCGCGCGCGAACGGGGCCAGTTCGATGATTTCATCCGCCACCCTGGGCAGGAATTCGCCCTGGTGCTGAGCGGGCGCGTGCGCATCGAGTTCGAAACCGGCGAGGCGGTGAGCATCGGGCCGCAGGAAACCGCGTATTTCGACAGCCAGGTGGGGCATATCTACCTGTCGGAAAGCGAGGACGGCGGGGATGCCCATGTGATGGTGGTGATGACCGACCGCTGA